DNA from Xiphophorus maculatus strain JP 163 A chromosome 6, X_maculatus-5.0-male, whole genome shotgun sequence:
GAACCAGGTCCAAACCAGATCCACGGTCCAGTCAGGGCTCCTCTGATTTTGttgtggaaggaaaacagagtGGAGAAGCTGCTGAGGACAACCTGCTGATGAAATACAAGCTCCCCGACCAGCCAGCCGAGCCACAGACGGGCCCGTCACGTAGCAGCGCTACATTAAGTCCTCCATCGCAAATCTAGCAAGTCAACGGCGGCGCGTCTCTCCGCTTCCGTTTCCTCAGAATGAGTCAACTTAACACACACAGGAGACTCAAAACCGCTCTTCTGGGAGTCCCCTCTTCAGTTTTTGGGATAGATTTTCTCATAGAAGAAATTTTGAGCCAGCAGGTAGAGTTCCCCGTCTTTTTCTCTGACAGCGTGGGCCCTGACGAACTGGAACTGCTCCAGCGCAAACTCATAGAAGTCGTTCTCCATCTTCCAGATGGCTGACTGCTGCAGCTTGGCAATGGACTCCTTAGTGGGCGGCTTTTTCTCACTGGTCCTCCTCAGgtgggatttctttcctttaagACAAGAAGATACAAGTTAGGTGTCTGTTCgcataaaaaaccccaaaaacagttatgacttttttttttgtcggtTTGCCTTTCCCCACTAAAGGAGGAGTGATGCATTCAGAGTGATGTGTTAGAAGGTTTAAAAAGTTCAGTCTATTTTTTAGcaactttttccatgtttgctgtgtttcttttACAGTTTGTGACAAACATCTTGAGGCTTTTTTTCTAGCCAGTTTTAAAGGAGGAGAAGAATTGTGGAAATAAAAGTCAACGTGTTGACCGAGTGTCAGTTTCGGGAAGACGGTCATGTCGCGGTATGTTTGCAGTCGTGCCGTGCTCTTTTGATTTCACAAGATAGGATATCATTTTCTAACCTATCCACCATTAAAACCTCTGATTTACCTGATTTATCTCTATTGTCTCAGAAATGACTGAATTACtcaaattacacacaaatgGACTCAGTTTTCTAAGAAGTCAAATTCTGAAGGCAGTAAAATGGGTTGGAATAAACTTACTTACTTTAAAAACTAGTCAGTAATTAATGTggtaaaatgtcaaacattttccttccacttcaacATTAAATACACTACCTGGCCATTAAAAGGCAACACACTAATAACTGGTCAGACCAGATTTAGCTGTGGAATATatcagggaaaaaaacatttattgatggAATGAAATGGTGATTCAGTAaatattgatcccaaagggaaattaaatgtttttgtaactcatattaattcaaattcttcaaagagttattgtaaaTGGTGACGGCTTTTGGCAAGACAGACCTCCTGTAGTGGTCCGTATTACAGTGAAtatgaagaggcctctgactgaagttCTTTTTAAAGCTACCTCATAAAGATTGCCAGGGTTGGCAATTTTCTTGAATTTATgtaaaatccttctttgcatcatcGTCGTCATCATTTCCAGAGGTCCCACAGACATCCCTGGCACAGAACCAGCCAACTTCACCGGGTGAGGTTGGTTACTACGGTTACGGAGTTGTTGGGTGAAaatacaactctggaaaaaatttcagagcccactgcactgaaccttattgaaaacatcctggttattccaccaaatgtttatttctgaactcttcccgagttaaaattttaaggattgttgtttctaaatgaatatgaacttgttgtctttgcattatttgaggtctgaaagtgctgcatcttttttcattattttgcccatttctcattttctgcaaatcaaaactaaatttttgcttggaatatcggagacatgttgtcagtagctCATAGAACAATGTTAGCTTTACTCAAACgaatacctataaaaagtaaaatcagagaattttaagtggtctcttattttttccccagagtATTTTACATAATCATATCGCCACCTTCCAAAACATCTTTTGGTAAAGAGAGGTGGTGATTTTTTTGGATGGAGCCAGGGAGGAAGGTGGCATCATAATATATGAGCTAGGAGTTTCTCCTGCTGCGTCTTAAGAATCTGCCCTTTTGAAGTCTGgctatttgattaaatatttaagatctgaattttttccctccagttagatttaaaaaaaaaaaagccatgatAGTTGTTTATTCCAGCAAAAGGAGTTGAGACGGCACTAGGATTTAACGACAGAGTAAAGCTTGCGCTACCCGTTTTGTACAGCTCTGTGGCTCCTCTGAAGAACCGTGGCAACGCGGCCTCCAGCATCATCACAAAGTCCTCCAGCTCCTCGGTGACTCCCACCAGCATGTACTCATTCACCAGGTTGTATTTGGCCTGCTCCAGCGCCCACTGGCTGCCCACGTTCCTGCACACATCGAGTTTTGTTTGGGTTGACGGGGAGAAAAGCAAGATAAGACCATTTCTGATCCGGTTGCTGCTCACAactataaaagtaaaaaaatatgcGGTGATAGGAGCAGGGATGGAGGGGCTGTGGATAGGAACATATCAGGAGTGAGACGCCACCAACACATGCGCTGAGAGGGACGGAGCCAAGAGCGTGTTGTGAGCCCAGAGGACAAAATGgaggctgagaaaaaaaacagctgcttttcagatgtttcttaGTTTGTTTCAGCTTTCCATCCCGTTCTCTAGAGAAGACAGTAAAAGGTGTCAGAGAGTCACAGCAGGAATAAAAGCAATGCCAAAGGTGAGATGGTTACATAAATACAGagatgaggtcaaaggtgaaaGCACTGAAAGATCCTGGGAGGAGAGAGCAAAGTACTTTAAGGCCCATTGTGAAGCGGCGTGAACTGATAAAGCTGCTGCTTAGAAACTATTTTACAAGCAGAGATAACAAAACGATAccgaaacaaaaaataagtataAAACATTCATCTTGTCCTTTTTAATGCAAGgctgtaggaaaaaaaacagaaatataaaagaaGTGAAAAATTAGGAAGCATCTTATAGtagctggtaaaaatgttcaaagattGATGCTTATTCTTAAATTAGACAATGTTTTAGTTGGTAATTTTACTCATTagataaaacaaccaaaatgttTCCTGATTGTGAAAAGATTCAACGCTGGCCTTACTAAAATACttgtattagtttatttttgtctgcaTTGTTAAAATTTGTATTAATTATCCATATATCTACACAGCTGAAATcagaataatcaaataaaaacacactttctccctgtctgaagttaaatcagaccaaacatcTCTCACGTTAGATCAGTCAAAATTACCAaacttatttctatttgctaaatgttgGAAAACCTATTCAGAGgattttttacagattttttttttgtaactttctttgaatttagaagtttacatacatttacatACAAACGGTTTATGTCGTACGGTTTAAATCCCCGATGCTGACCAAATGCATGTGAACTTTGGAATTCgaagaaagttacaaaagttCTCAATAAAGGTTTtccaacatttagaaaatataaataattttggtacttttgactgacctaaaacaagagaggtttggtctgatttaacttcaggcagggagaaaaaatgtgtgtgtatatttttatttgctgtatgtaaacttctagTTTCAGCTGGATATCTTTATTCCTTGAGCGCAGTTTTGGTTCCATCCCAAATAAATATACTGCTGActataaaaagcatttttgcaGAATTCACATCAAATAAAGCAACATTCACAGTCCACTGGAATAAAGGAAAATGTCATCATGTGCCACAGGGTAGAATGTGGAGACTGTTTTGTCGAGTACGGCTGCTTTCAGGCTGTATTCAACAACTATTACTATTTGATATCAGTCAACAAAACTGACATCATGTTATACGTTTTGCTTTTCTCTCCTATAACAGTTTACAGTGCGCCCAGACATATTCAGTAATCCTTACTTCTAAACTCAAATTGCAGGATTCTACctcagacagatagatagatagatagatagatagatagatagatagatagatagatagatagatagatagatagatagatagatagatagatagatagatagatagatagatagatagatagatagatagatagatagatagatagatagatagatagatagatagatagatagatagatagatagatagatagatagatagatagatcaaATACgacttaaaagtaatttaactttaatgtcttgaaattgggcctctgtctctttaagaaactcttgctctttctgaaactccgccttcagaaagtcatcacaacatggttcctctattaaccctctaacaatgtttttaccaacgttgcactgagaagtagctcctataacaaactcagcagatgcacagctacaccaggtgtttgctaattgctgctggctagtctgaaggagctgagggggGAGATACAggggcaacactccaggtatgttctttgatgagggaataccattataaaatgatgtaaagtCCAAAAAAGTTGACGTGACATAATATGTCCTTTAATGTTTCAACATTTAACAATTAGAGATACAATTGGCAATCCTAACTAACCAAAGACGGGAAGCCTTTactctgatttaatgtcagacaatgaggaaaaaaagctgGTCTTTTTCACAGAGTACAGCTGAATATCTAGTTTTAGCTGTGCTAGCCTCAGGTTGAGTTTAGTCTAAGAGTTATTAATGTCCAGTGTTTCCACGGGAACGGTAACCAGAATGTTTGCTGTCAAAGAGGAATAAGGAGTGAAACTGGAACTCTTACCAGCATTCAGAATAGTGACCACAGAAAAAGGGGATTTGGAGCCAGAGTTTCTCAGGAGCACAGTCTGATCCGCCGGCTGACACGCACTCGTCAAACGTCTGAAACAAATACGCACAAAACGCATCAGGGGACAAAGCCGTGCATCTTTTTAACCCTTTCTTAGTGATCTATGTCCAACCATGCATTCAGAGCAACATCTGACATCAATATGACTCAGAAACATGACTCGGCAGAAAAGTGGGACAGAGAGGAAGCAGGCTTCAGAGGGCAAtgttggcatgttttttttgtttttttaccttcttGTCTCCTTGTTTCCTGCGTCTCAGGCCAGGTCTGTAGTCATCCCCGAACCGCAGGAAGTAATAATAAGATACCAGCCTCTCGATGGGGTCTCTGATCAGGTTAATGTAGATGGGCTTCCTCTTCACTCCAAACCTGAGGAGTATTCGCTGAGTCAGGCAACTGGACGAGGGTATTGTCAAGTAAACACATCTCTTTGTGTGTAATGAGttcatatattattatttagtttcaCTCTTTAAACTGAACTACTGCAACGACTTTTTCATGATATTCTAAACTAATGGGACGAGCATGCCCCTATTCACAGTTTGAAGCTTGGATCTCTAAGTGACCACCAGGGGGAGCTAAAGACCCAAAGGGTCAGCAGGTTGGATTTCCTGGTACATAAGCAGTCTGCCATCgtaaacatgaacagaaattatttctttacttGGTAAAATCCAGGAAGGAGACGTGTCCGTGGTAAAACGCCGGCTTCATTTCCCTCCATTCTGTCACGTTCTTTACAAACCGCACCTGAACACACCAGAAAATGCTGATTACACCagagtctgtctgtctgtctgtctgtctgcctcaCTGTATTAAACCAGTCTGCCTGTCTGTCTACCTGGTCCTGTATGGACATGACGGGGTTGTTTTTGGTGGTGTTGATGTGCAGCACGTGGTAGCGGTTCTTCCCGCACAGGTCGTAGGCGATGTTGGTGAAGGAGGTGCTGGCGGTCTTGGGCACGCGGTTGTAGATGATGACCAAGTCGTCCTCGCTGTTGGTCAACGCGGCCGCCGCCGCCTCGCGCTCCCTCAGGCCGTCCTGCGTGTGCCGCTGCTCGATCTCCCGCACCTCATGCCGGGCGATGGCTCGCTCTGCGGGAACGACAGGGAAACAGGATTCATCTGACTCTGATACTTTACGCGTGGGCCGCAGTACGTGAAGTTACACAGTGAAAAATTTAACAGCAATCATTCTGCAGAGTTAAATCAACACTGTGCCGAGTCTATTTGGTCCTTATCAGAATGGGTGTTACTTGAACTCTTTTCAGAGTTAACGCTTGAAAAAGTTATAACtactcaaattatttttgaaataactcTGTAAGAGTTAAATTAACACCAAAAACCAGGAAAACTGAGAGACTTCAGTCAGAAAGAAAATGCTTCTTGATGTTTCAACATCACATTTTCACGattttattcatacatttagAGTTccgaactaaatatttagttttcaaactagttcaaattaaatgtttatttaactaactgaatatttttgctccaaactaaatatttaattttaaaactaaatactgaatatttattttccaaactaaatatccagaaagctaaatatttagtcttctaacaaaaatatttaattagcgaGCAGCGGAGTTTACAGAGgtcccattttttattttaataccgGCTTAAtgataagctaaatatttttgcttggaCCTAAACATTTAGTTGACAAGTTATGTATTTAGTtagggaaataaatatttagatcaatatcaaagataaatgtttaactttctaactaaatatttaaattggaagttaaatatttagtccacaaactaaatatttagctccacattaaatatttagtttggaattctgacatttctaaatgtaaGCAGCGCGACATGGTGAAAACATGACCTTGAAAAATGAACAGCCATTTCTCAAATGGGTGCTCACTTCAAATCCATCCATCTTGGCAAGGGGTGCAGTAAgacaaattattgctgttaatatTTACTGTGTGACTTTAGCAACAGCGTGCCATATTTACAGTGAGAGCCAAAATACGCCAAAGTCACTGTTTATAAAAGAGAAGCTGCCAGGTCTTGCTGATTGGAAAGCATTGATCGGCTGATCATCAGTAAGCATGATGACCTCTATAAAAGCTAATGTGGAGACAGTTTGTGGATCTATTAATCAGCCTAGTGACAAAACAACGTGGAGGAGGAAAGCATCGatctaaaaaaaagattataagGCCATGAGAAAAAACCCACAAGTTTTATTTAAGGTCTCAGAATGTAAAGTTTATAACAGTGGAAAAATGTTCCGGTTGGGCCAGAAGAAAGCCCCCTGGGAAGAACCCACCCCACCCCCCAAGAAACAAACTCAACCCATAATACCAACAGGATTGATGAAACCAACATTTGACTACAGAGAACCACATGTGGATGAAACCCAAATTCAGGACATCAGAACAAACAGGAATGATAAGGTGGGCTTGTTTTGAGCTGCAGcatcaggggaaaaaaaatcatttttgaaaccCAAAGTTTTCTTGGGTCAGGTGGGAGGCCCTCCAGCTGGTTCTGAACCGGGCCGTGCAGCAGAACTGTGAACCCAAACAGCAGAACGAAAGGGAAAGTAAAAAAGTACGACATTACAAAGCTCCAGTGAAAGCCTGAAACTAGGCTGAGCTGAAAAGCTTTGCATACGACACATATGCATATACAAATGCCCAACAAACCAAAGTGGTGGACATTTACAGGAACTACTGCTGCTGACGCTGGTTCTACAAGCTGAAAGGTGTACTTTGGTCTTGAGACGCTGCTCAGATTTAGCTTATTTGTTCCCAGGGAGGACCAGACTGcaccttcagagacacataaagacagttacaaagtcagccttctatcacaaGAAGAACAAGTCCAGGactaaaggactaatgtccctgcaagatctagagaaactcatccatgtgtttgtcttttgtcGCATTTTgtctgcaacagtgtcttcacaggtcggcctaaaataaataaataaaaaatcaatcagacagctgcagctgatccagaatctGACTGTATGAGCTACAAACCTAAGCTTAAGTTTAAATCTGATCCACTCAGTGATGCAGCACTCAGTGACTGTGATCAATAACACAGCTCTGAGAGAGACTAGAGCTGTAACTTCATTAAAAATGGATTTTCATTTCATTCGGCATCGTCCCTGTCCGTGCGCAGCAAAGCTAAAACTTGTGCCGTGCGTTGCAAGTGGAATGAAAAATGTCGTTAACGGGATTATTAGTTAATCTTTCTACAAACAACTTTTTTAATCCTTGATGTACCGCATCCCAGTAATTATGCAGACGGTGCCGTGATCAGCCACATAAACAAACAATCcaatatttggatttaaagtgatgtAAAAGGACGAGACAATGCAAAAAGCAATCCTGTCTCTTGGACTTTCCCAGTTTCTCCTCACACTGCAGCCATAAACTTGCTCGAGTTTTTTGGCGTTTTTATAATGCAGTCCAACAGAACGTAGTGCGGAACTCTGAGGTGAAAGGTCATATGGTGTTTAAAATTGACTCTAAATAAAGTCCAGTGCGAGAAATTACTTAAAGAAGTGACCTCATTAGGTATTACAGCCCACCTCCGTGTAATCCGGGCTTAATTCAACTGTTCCGTGACGTTCTAAGAGGTTTGTTggcaaacaaacagcatcatgaagaccaagctAAATAATATCCCAagcattaaacattttcagcagtTAATAGAATATGTTGGCAGGACAGCTATTAGCCACtgttgagggaaaaaaaaaacatagataGGCCGTTGTAAAGTGTGCCAGAACTCATCCATGGGACAAAAGCAATCATGTTGAAGAAGATACtagaagaaaatgaactttttggCTCACGTGCAAAACGCTTTGCGTAGCGTGAGACGgacactgcacatcaccctgaacacacagaTCAAAGTGAACCGTTGTGCTGTAGGGGATGCTTTTCCTCAGCAGGGGTTGGGAAGCTTGCCAGGGTTCGTGATAAGATGGATGTAGCTACACACAGGGAAACCCAGGAAGACAATCTGTTAGGAGCAACAAAAAGACTTGAGACCGAGGCGGAAGTTCAAAAGCCGGaagctcattttcattttccgGCGTGATCCTTTGAAAATCAAGGGCCCATTGTGGCAGAATGCACTGATAAAGCTACCcattaaaaactgttaaaatatcagtaAAGAGTTTTCTATGCATTCAATCACTTACTCTCCATGTTGAATGatactgaacatcttttcacactgatgtaatttggcGGTCTACGGATAAAAgtgtcttaaaaaaattaagcgCACAACTCTTAATTTGAAGGTTCTGTTCATGTGAGGGCCACATTAAAAGTTATTCCAGGCCGGGTTTGGCCCCCAGCCCTCGAGTTCGACGCATGTGTTAGGATATGAGTTTTGCTGACAAATAAgattttcctaaaataaaaaactttttctcttttattaatACAgctacagctttaaaaaaaaaaaaaaacatttaaaccccAAACCACAAACTgataaaactacagaaaagggtaaaacataaaaaaattccaGGACATTTGGGGAATTCCTTTATTATAAACAATTCAATACTTTGCTTGCTTTGTGAAAATTTTCAATGTACAACATACTAAATATTAATTAAcagataaaagttttaaaacatgtattaagaaatgtatttttccattgtccattaaaagaataataattgcGGCCCTTGCGCACTCTCAACTTGGTGATTTTGGACCACTGGCCTAATCAAAGTGCAAAATTAAAACCAACTGAGACGTGGAAACTAATTTTCATTCATTCTAATTCAACTTGAGCTAATTTGCAAAGAGTGGGCCACATCTGTATCGTTTAGATTCACTAGAGACAAATCCTACGTGACTGTTACTGCAGTGCCAGGTGGTTCTAGCAGGTTTTGGGTCAGGAGGCTTGAAAACCCAAACCAAAGCAAactttttagaattttatttgtacaatgGCCTGTCAACAACACAATGCAAAGCTCTACATGCTCATAAAGGAAGCATGAATGCTGCAAACCAGTGACTAGGTACAGTGCCAATTTGATTAATAAACTAAACTTGACTGAGCATGATGTTTTTTGATGTGCCTtgagatgtttgttgtgaactgCCTCGGTATTAATAACCC
Protein-coding regions in this window:
- the hs2st1 gene encoding heparan sulfate 2-O-sulfotransferase 1 — its product is MGLLRVIMPPKLQLLALLAFAVAMFFLENQIQKLEESRGKLERAIARHEVREIEQRHTQDGLREREAAAAALTNSEDDLVIIYNRVPKTASTSFTNIAYDLCGKNRYHVLHINTTKNNPVMSIQDQVRFVKNVTEWREMKPAFYHGHVSFLDFTKFGVKRKPIYINLIRDPIERLVSYYYFLRFGDDYRPGLRRRKQGDKKTFDECVSAGGSDCAPEKLWLQIPFFCGHYSECWNVGSQWALEQAKYNLVNEYMLVGVTEELEDFVMMLEAALPRFFRGATELYKTGKKSHLRRTSEKKPPTKESIAKLQQSAIWKMENDFYEFALEQFQFVRAHAVREKDGELYLLAQNFFYEKIYPKN